CAGCAAACTCAACGTGCCCAGCACGACGGCAATCCGGGTCATGGCGCCTGCGCCTTGGCTTTCCGGCGAGTCGGATGCGCGAACCACGCGATGCCGATGCTCAGCAGGTAAAGCACGATCATCGGGGCGGCGAAGATGCACATGTTCAGGATGTCGGTGGTCGGCGTCAGGATGGCGGCGATGATGAAGATCACCAGAATGGAGTAGCGGAAATTGCGCCACATCCAGCCGGCGCTCACTACCCCCATCAACGATAGGAAGAACACCAGGATGGGCAATTCGAAGATGACGCCCAGGCCGATGATGACGGTCAGGAACAGGTCGGTGTACTCGCCGATGGTGATCATCGGCTGGAACTGCTCGCCGTATCCGATCAGGAAGTCCAGCGCCGCCGGATAGACCAGCCTGTAGCCGAAATAGCCGCCCGCCAGGAAGAGAAAGACGGTCAGCACCATGAAGGGCACGACGTAGCGCTTCTCGTGCCGGTAGAGGCCGGGGGCGATGAACGCCCATACCTGGTAGAGGATGAAGGGAGAGGCCAGGAACAGGCCCGCAAGCAACCCAACCTTCAAGTAAAGGTTGAAAGGTTCGGTCGGGTTCAAGTAGACCAGCTGCTCGCTCTTGTGGTGCGCCCGCAGGGCCTCGACCACCGGCGCCTGCACGTAGACGTAAATCCGCTCGGCGTAGTACCAGGCGGCGCCGAAGCCCACACCCACCGCCAGCAGCGAGTAGATGATGCGTTTGCGTAGCTCTTCCAGGTGTTCCAGGAAGCTCATGCCCGGCAGTTCTGAGCGGCTGACAGGAGGTTCGGGTGGGGCGGCGGCCGTCTCAGGCACCTTGCCTCCCCTCGGGCTCGGTGGGTGGCACGCTCAGGCTTTCGCCGGTACCGTTGGTGGGCGCTGCTTCCGGGTACGGAGCATCCCGGGGGATGGTCTCGAGCGCGATCGGCTTCGGCGCGGGCGGCTCCGGTGGGGCGATTTTCTTGCGTGTCTCCTCGGCTTCCATGTTCCGGACCTCATCCTCGAGCTGCGCCTTGAACTCGTTGCTAGCGCGCTTGAACTGCGTCAGCGCCTCCCCGATCTGGCGCCCGATCTCCGGCAGCTTCTTCGGCCCGAAAATAAGCAGGGCAATGAAGAAGATGAACAGCATCTCCGAGAAGCCAAGGTTCATAGGCAGATGATACCAGCAGGACGGCGGGCTGCGAGAGCCTCGCCGGCCGGAGTCTTGGGTGTTTATTACCCCTGACGGTTCCTGGTCTGCAACGTCCAACCGTGAGACGGGAACTTTCGCACCCCCGAACCCCCCGGGCGCATCTTAAGACTCAAAGAAGCCGGACGATTGGGGCCTGAGGTTCCTGTCGCTACCGTGCTATACTGCGGGAAATTGGGACGATCTGTGTCCTGCCTGCTGAAGGAACCCAGAAAAATGGCTGGTCGTTCTCGTCGCTCTCTCCTCCTCGTGGTTTTCGTCATCCTGCTTTGCGGGGCGCTGGGAGCCGTCTTCGGTCAGCGCGTCACCGGCACGCCCCAAAACAGCGATGCCGACATCCGTGAAAGCCTGCGCGAATTCTCCCAGGTGTACGACGTCGTGGAGCAGAACTATGCCGAGCCCGTGAACGCCGACAAGGCCATCTATAACGGCGCCATCCCCGGCATGCTGCACGTCCTCGACCCGCACTCGAACTTCTTCGATCCCAAGTCGTACTCCCTGCTGCGCGAAGAGCAGCGGGGCAAGTACTACGGCGTGGGCATGCAGGTGGGACCGCGGAACAATAAGGTGATCGTGATCGCGCCCTTCGTGGGTACACCGGCGTACCGCGCCGGCATCCGCCCCGGGGACGTCATCGTCGCCGTGGACGGCAAGCCGACCGACAATCTCACCACCAGTGAGGTCGCCGAGATGCTCAAGGGCCCCAAGGGAACCGCGGTGCGCATCACCATCCTG
This genomic stretch from Terriglobia bacterium harbors:
- the tatC gene encoding twin-arginine translocase subunit TatC is translated as MSFLEHLEELRKRIIYSLLAVGVGFGAAWYYAERIYVYVQAPVVEALRAHHKSEQLVYLNPTEPFNLYLKVGLLAGLFLASPFILYQVWAFIAPGLYRHEKRYVVPFMVLTVFLFLAGGYFGYRLVYPAALDFLIGYGEQFQPMITIGEYTDLFLTVIIGLGVIFELPILVFFLSLMGVVSAGWMWRNFRYSILVIFIIAAILTPTTDILNMCIFAAPMIVLYLLSIGIAWFAHPTRRKAKAQAP
- a CDS encoding twin-arginine translocase TatA/TatE family subunit; translated protein: MNLGFSEMLFIFFIALLIFGPKKLPEIGRQIGEALTQFKRASNEFKAQLEDEVRNMEAEETRKKIAPPEPPAPKPIALETIPRDAPYPEAAPTNGTGESLSVPPTEPEGRQGA